From Ipomoea triloba cultivar NCNSP0323 chromosome 5, ASM357664v1, the proteins below share one genomic window:
- the LOC116020379 gene encoding GRAS family protein RAM1-like, with protein MEGVVDEELLSLRLGIATGSNEKKIMRRKRKRRDHDDFINNNRLVLSDDESYEGQIFSLLQTREQMLKVEKRVKAVTEEENDKGGGLHLIHLLLVSATXNNNRLVLSDDESYEGQIFSLLQTREQMLKVEKRVKAVTEEENDKGGGLHLIHLLLVSATAVDENTPGPAAESLSELYRRASLSGDAVQRVAAYFADGLVARLLTRKSPFYDMIMKPATPHEHLFAFTHLYRASPFHQFAHFTANQAIIEAFHQESQTNHASLHVIDFDVSHGFQWPSLIQSLSQSLSPPSKISLKITGFGPSLSQLRETEARLVSFAKGFRNLSFAFTGLLLDSIDYYTLAKTKTKTKTHETVAVNLAFYLNRLPNFSDTLRTVHLLSPSVVTLVEQEGCRSPRNFLSRFMESLHYFAAMFDSLDDCLPIDSPERLSIEKNYLGNEIKRVITNNGCGDELVPRYEKTETWKGRMESHGFCGVRLSCKNVMQAKLLLKIASSGHCCRVSFDGGFRVFERDDGKAISLAWQDKPLTTASVWRCV; from the coding sequence ATGGAAGGTGTAGTAGATGAGGAGTTGTTGAGCCTTAGACTAGGCATTGCCACAGGATCAAATGAGAAGAAGATCATGAGGAGGAAGAGAAAGAGGAGAGATCACGACGacttcatcaacaacaacagGCTTGTGTTAAGTGATGACGAAAGTTATGAGGGTCAAATCTTTAGCCTCCTTCAAACGAGAGAACAGATGTTGAAGGTAGAGAAAAGAGTCAAAGCGGTGACGGAGGAGGAGAACGACAAAGGCGGCGGCCTTCACCTCATCCATCTCTTGCTAGTTTCCGCCACCGNCAACAACAACAGGCTTGTGTTAAGTGATGACGAAAGTTATGAGGGTCAAATCTTTAGCCTCCTTCAAACGAGAGAACAGATGTTGAAGGTAGAGAAAAGAGTCAAAGCGGTGACGGAGGAGGAGAACGACAAAGGCGGCGGCCTTCACCTCATCCATCTCTTGCTAGTTTCCGCCACCGCCGTGGACGAAAATACCCCCGGCCCCGCCGCGGAGAGCCTCTCGGAGCTGTACCGACGCGCCTCCTTGAGCGGGGACGCGGTCCAGCGCGTGGCGGCCTACTTCGCCGACGGGCTAGTGGCGCGTCTCCTCACCCGAAAATCCCCCTTCTATGACATGATCATGAAACCCGCTACCCCTCACGAACACCTCTTCGCCTTCACCCACCTCTACCGAGCCTCCCCCTTCCACCAATTCGCCCACTTCACCGCTAACCAAGCCATCATCGAAGCCTTCCACCAAGAATCCCAAACCAACCACGCCTCCCTCCACGTCATCGACTTCGACGTCTCTCACGGCTTCCAATGGCCTTCCCTCATCCAATCCCTCTCTCAAAGCCTCTCCCCACCCTCCAAAATATCCCTCAAGATCACCGGCTTCGGCCCAAGCCTCTCCCAGCTTCGGGAAACCGAAGCCCGGCTTGTGAGCTTCGCCAAGGGCTTTCGCAACTTATCCTTCGCCTTCACCGGGCTCTTACTCGACTCCATTGACTATTACACGTTagccaaaaccaaaaccaaaaccaaaacccaCGAAACCGTCGCCGTAAACCTCGCGTTTTACCTAAACAGATTACCCAATTTCTCCGACACTCTAAGAACCGTCCATCTCCTCAGCCCTTCCGTTGTGACTCTAGTCGAACAAGAAGGGTGCAGAAGCCCTAGGAATTTCTTGTCGAGATTCATGGAATCCCTCCATTACTTCGCGGCCATGTTTGACTCGCTCGACGATTGTCTCCCCATAGACAGCCCCGAGAGGCTCAGCATCGAGAAGAACTATTTGGGGAACGAAATCAAGAGAGTGATAACGAACAATGGGTGTGGGGACGAATTGGTTCCGAGGTACGAGAAGACGGAGACGTGGAAAGGGAGGATGGAGAGTCACGGGTTTTGTGGGGTCAGATTGAGCTGTAAAAACGTGATGCAAGCGAAGCTGCTGTTGAAAATCGCGAGTAGCGGCCATTGCTGTAGGGTGAGCTTTGATGGTGGGTTTAGGGTGTTTGAAAGAGACGATGGGAAGGCCATTTCTCTGGCTTGGCAAGATAAGCCTTTGACAACTGCCTCTGTATGGCGCTGTGTATGA
- the LOC116019970 gene encoding sister chromatid cohesion 1 protein 3, translated as MFYSHTFLARKGPMGTVWCAAHLQHRLRKTDYTRTNILSTVECIMFPEVPIALRMSGHLLLGVVRIYSKQVDYFFQDCNYLDLRLKKALLSMTVNLPEGATYDIVTNGNLPEGATQATYNSITLPETFQLDALQSDYDLRAERFVDTHLKPQEEITLEDQVPIGGDQYVAIYVADEDEGRELSTENIASGLQATPMEIDPHPPVGEGTPGGPRHSPPSTPGGLNKSAGQEAVAQEFPETEVMRDASHDVGVPSTPMWQDRRDDVLEPDLVLAEQVTKDDQNVSPVAEEMLPSGGRFSPPQRPEHPSASAEVGQGNTSSPLSFGNGSPELAMCPSPPPPPPPPEPEQRCARQRKRKLVIDDALVLSNQVIRAGLNDTSRLKRERKEAPHTLGIWRSNKRLKKDAMFFEPLITGQCGDLSNMHEQDFVFAQAHPSSTDEAREEATGAQSPPSLGRDEMEIEHLRENVDPTEGGDILHEVLPMPSTLVSSPVTSMRSPSRQEDFTPAPTSLGEQSDQVERTIDSGVLPTPDPAASTGHLHSDIDTPLTIPKEDLRFEATPLSDIPEFDNSAGDLSFLEQDESTPTGSQGTPEVGLSGKQRTPEFDALSTRTRAVAQYLKGQSSTTPVSEGQLPASTMPGPGDLSLNAVLEGKSRKICARMFFETLVLKNCGLIDVKQEEPYGDITLKTTCKLWKEQL; from the exons ATGTTTTACTCTCACACATTCTTGGCTCGGAAGGGTCCAATGGGGACTGTTTGGTGCGCGGCGCATCTACAGCACAGACTCAGGAAGACGGATTACACCAGAACCAATATCCTGTCTACCGTTG AGTGCATCATGTTTCCTGAAGTACCAATTGCACTGCGGATGTCTGGCCATCTTTTGCTTGGTGTTGTTCGAATATATTCAAAACAGGTCGATTACTTTTTTCAAGATTGTAATTACCTAGACTTGCGGTTAAAAAAGGCGTTATTGTCAATGACTGTCAATCTACCTGAAGGTGCAACTTATGATATCGTAACGAATGGCAATCTACCTGAAGGTGCAACTCAAGCAACTTATAATTCCATCACTTTGCCAGAGACGTTTCAACTCGATGCATTACAATCAGATTATGATTTACGTGCAGAGAG GTTTGTGGATACTCACCTTAAACCACAGGAAGAGATCACGCTGGAAG ATCAAGTTCCCATTGGAGGTGATCAATATGTTGCCATTTATGTTGCTGATGAG GATGAGGGGAGGGAGTTATCAACTGAGAATATTGCCTCTGGATTGCAAGCAACACCTATGGAGATAGA CCCTCACCCTCCAGTTGGGGAGGGCACACCTGGTGGTCCTCGACATTCTCCCCCGAGCACCCCGGGAGGACTAAATAAGAGCGCGGGTCAAGAGGCCGTTGCTCAAGAGTTTCCGGAAACTGAGGTTATGCGCGATGCTTCGCATGATGTTGGTGTTCCTAGTACTCCGATGTGGCAAGACAGGAGGGATGATGTGTTGGAACCTGACCTTGTTTTGGCGGAGCAGGTGACGAAAGATGATCAAAATGTTTCTCCTGTAGCTGAGGAAATGTTGCCCTCGGGTGGGCGTTTTTCCCCGCCTCAACGCCCCGAGCACCCTTCAGCTTCTGCAGAAGTTGGCCAAGGAAACACTAGTTCGCCCCTGTCATTTG GGAACGGATCACCTGAACTAGCAATGTGCCCATCCCCGCCTCCACCACCTCCCCCTCCTGAACCTGAGCAGCGATGTGCAAGGCAAAGAAAGAGGAAACTCGTCATTGATGATGCCTTAGTGTTGTCAAATCA GGTTATTAGGGCTGGACTAAACGACACAAGTCGCTTGAAACGGGAGAGAAAGGAAGCTCCCCACACTTTGGGCATATGGAGATCAAACAAGAGACTAAAAAAGGATGCCATGTTCTTTGAGCCCTTAATAACTGGGCAGTGTGGAGATCTCTCGAATATGCACGAACAAGATTTCGTTTTTGCACAAGCTCACCCCTCGTCCACAGATGAGGCTCGTGAAGAGGCCACGGGTGCACAATCTCCCCCTTCTTTGGGGCGTGATGAAATGGAAATCGAACATCTTCGTGAGAATGTAGACCCTACTGAAGGCGGCGATATTTTGCATGAAGTCTTGCCTATGCCAAGTACATTGGTTTCCTCTCCGGTCACATCCATGCGTTCTCCGAGCAGGCAAGAAGATTTTACTCCTGCTCCTACCTCATTAGGGGAACAATCAGATCAGGTTGAAAGAACTATTGATTCTGGGGTATTACCTACACCAGACCCTGCTGCATCAACTGGACATCTTCATTCAGATATCGACACCCCTTTGACAATCCCCAAGGAGGATTTACGGTTTGAAGCCACGCCTCTATCTGATATCCCCGAGTTTGACAATTCTGCTGGG GATTTAAGTTTTCTGGAACAAGATGAAAGCACCCCTACTG GCTCTCAGGGAACTCCAGAAGTGGGTTTATCTGGAAAACAAAGGACTCCAGAATTTGATGCATTATCTACCAGAACAAG AGCTGTCGCACAATATCTTAAAGGTCAGTCATCAACAACCCCTGTCTCCGAAGGTCAATTGCCAGCAAGTACCATGCCGGGACCTGGAGATCTGAGCTTAAATGCAGTTCTGGAAGGCAAAAGCAGGAAAATATGCGCTAGAATGTTTTTCGAGACTCTT GTTTTGAAGAACTGCGGGCTGATAGATGTAAAGCAAGAAGAACCCTATGGTGATATTACTTTGAAGACAACTTGTAAGCTATGGAAGGAACAACTATGA
- the LOC116020378 gene encoding uncharacterized protein LOC116020378 gives MGGKIDRSLNNGVAPPIFRINGQNFHRIGSLLPTNGVQPKFAQLYIHDTEHEIENRINSVRGENDKFNLHVDVVNDIKDVLDHYNVLVKSFRMAKSFIDSNPQAEIKMGLIGRRNTDARTYSLPTASEVAALIVGDLDPTMGERDILVETRTGVLKRISELNPAYLPLQYPILFPYGEDGFREDILFSSNVSTQHFSRKSVSQREYFAFRIHERLDEISTLFYARRLFQQFIVDAYTMVESSRLIYIRSNQKALRCEAYKGLSDALTRGEVEPSSKGKRIILPSSFTGGARYMIQNYQDAMAICRFVGYPNLFITFTCNPKWPEIQRFMEKRNLKVEDRPDIVCRVFKMKLDVLIKDLKKGKIFGHVKADGYSLYRRRDDSRTIKKNGIDLDNQYIVPHNRYILLKYKAHCNVEWCNQSRSIKYLFKYVNKGNDRVTAEFYKTTTDDTGNEIVDEINMYYDCRYISACEAIWRLFSFEVQYRTPLVERLSFHLPDCQSVVFQDDDTIDHVLNRETVGQSMFNGWFIANKKFNEAKMLTYIEMPTKFVWKKDIREWQPRKKGFSVGRIFYVPPTSGEIYYLRCLLNIVRGPTSFKDIRTLNGVEYMTFRDACYAHGLLDDDKEYIDAINEASYWSTAHSMRKLFVVLITSSSIIRPENVWNEVWKHLCEDAQHYQRRILQQPDLVLTDEEKKNFGLIELEKLLEVQNKSLKDFPTMPIPNMDNSTMVHNRLVFEELSYDCDALKQEAEELSSKLTDEQRVIYDTVMQDISCNLGGLFFVYGYGGTGKTFLWRALSSTLRSKRQIVLNVASSGIASLLLPGGRTAHSRFAIPIAINEDSTCNIKQGSHLAELLIKTSLIIWDEAPMMHKHCFEALDRTMRDLLRFVDQNSSTKTFGGKTVVLGGDFRQILPVVPKGTRQDIVSATINSSYLWNICKADADNGILADVHTPEFLNGIRVSGLPNHSLTLKIGSPVMLMRNIDHSIELCNGTRLIITKLADRIIEAEIMTGANKGNKVLIPRMSMSPSDPRLPFKFQRKQFPLMLSYAMTINKSQGQTLSHVGLLLKKSVFVHGQLYVAASRINNPNGLKILIANDSSGTFTSTTNVVYHEIFNNL, from the exons ATGGGTGGTAAGATTGATAGATCACTTAACAATGGTGTTGCGCCACCTATATTTCGTATAAATGGCCAAAATTTTCATCGTATTGGAAGTTTATTACCAACAAATGGGGTTCAACCAAAGTTTGCGCAACTCTATATTCATGATACTGAACATGAAATAGAAAATCGTATCAACTCCGTTAG GGGTGAAAACGATAAATTTAACCTACATGTTGATGTGGTTAATGACATTAAGGATGTTTTAGATCATTATAATGTTTTGGTCAAGTCATTCCGTATGGCCAAGTCATTTATTGATTCTAATCCACAAGCTGAGATTAAGATGGGGCTAATTGGAAGAAGGAATACAGATGCAAGAACATATTCATTACCAACTGCATCAGAGGTTGCGGCTCTCATTGTCGGAGATTTAGACCCTACCATGGGTGAACGTGACATTCTGGTAGAGACTAGGACTGGAGTTCTCAAAAGAATAAGTGAATTAAATCCAGCATATTTACCATTGCAATATCCAATTTTATTCCCATATGGCGAGGATGGATTTAGGGAGGATATTCTTTTTTCATCAAATGTTAGTACCCAacatttctcaagaaaaagtgtTTCACAAAGGGAGTACTTCGCATTCCGTATCCATGAAAGGTTGGATGAAATCTCAACTTTATTTTATGCTAGGAGGTTATTCCAACAATTCATAGTTGATGCGTACACGATGGTGGAATCTTCCAGACTTATTTACATAAGATCAAATCAAAAAGCTTTGAGATGTGAGGCATATAAAGGTCTTTCAGATGCCTTAACGCGAGGTGAAGTTGAACCTAGCTCCAAAGGGAAACGAATAATATTACCCTCAAGTTTTACTGGTGGAGCAAGGTACATGATACAAAACTATCAAGATGCCATGGCCATTTGTCGGTTTGTAGGTTATCCAAACCTATTCATTACATTTACATGTAATCCTAAATGGCCTGAGATTCAACGCTTTATGGAAAAAAGGAACTTGAAAGTGGAAGATCGTCCAGACATCGTATGTCGTGTGTTCAAAATGAAATTGGATGTTTTGATCAAAGACcttaaaaagggaaaaatattTGGTCACGTCAAAGCag ACGGATACTCGTTGTACCGAAGACGGGATGACAGTAGAACCATAAAGAAGAATGGGATAGACTTGGATAACCAGTATATTGTGCCACATAATCGGTATATACTTTTGAAGTACAAAGCTCACTGTAATGTTGAGTGGTGTAACCAGTCACGATCAATAAAATACCTATTCAAGTACGTCAACAAAGGTAATGACCGTGTAACTGCTGAGTTTTATAAGACTACCACCGATGATACCGGTAATGAAATTGTTGATGAGATTAACATGTACTATGATTGCCGGTACATTTCAGCCTGCGAGGCTATTTGGCGCTTATTTAGTTTTGAAGTGCAATACAGAACTCCACTTGTTGAGAGGTTAAGCTTTCACCTGCCTGATTGTCAATCAGTTGTTTTCCAAGATGATGATACCATTGACCATGTTTTAAATAGAGAGACTGTTGGTCAAAGTATGTTTAATGGTTGGTTTATAGCAAACAAAAAATTCAATGAAGCGAAGATGCTAACTTACATTGAGATGCCTACCaaatttgtttggaaaaaaGACATTCGTGAATGGCAGCCAAGAAAGAAGGGTTTCTCGGTGGGTCGTATCTTCTATGTCCCACCAACATCAggtgaaatatattatttaaggtGCTTATTAAACATAGTTCGTGGTCCTACAAGTTTTAAAGATATTAGGACACTGAACGGTGTTGAGTATATGACATTTCGAGATGCCTGTTATGCTCATGGTTTACTTGATGATGATAAAGAATACATTGATGCTATAAATGAAGCAAGTTATTGGTCAACTGCTCATTCAATGAGGAAGCTCTTTGTGGTTCTAATAACATCGAGCTCTATAATTAGACCGGAAAATGTTTGGAATGAGGTTTGGAAACATTTGTGTGAGGATGCTCAACATTATCAAAGAAGAATATTACAACAACCag ACTTGGTCTTAACAGACGAAGAGAAGAAGAACTTTGGTTTGATTGAGTTGGAAAAACTTTTGGAAGTACAAAATAAGTCTTTAAAAGACTTTCCAACTATGCCTATTCCAAATATGGATAACTCTACAATGGTTCATAACAGATTGGTTTTTGAAGAGTTATCTTATGATTGTGATGCCTTAAAACAAGAAGCTGAAGAGTTGTCTTCTAAATTGACTGATGAACAAAGAGTTATATACGATACTGTTATGCAAGACATTTCATGTAATCTAGgtggtttgttttttgtttatgggTATGGTGGGACTGGAAAAACATTTTTATGGAGAGCGTTGTCATCTACATTACGATCTAAAAGGCAAATTGTTTTAAATGTTGCGTCAAGTGGCATAGCTTCTTTGTTGTTACCAGGTGGACGAACTGCGCACTCAAGATTTGCAATACCAATTGCAATAAACGAAGACTCAACATGTAACATTAAACAAGGTAGTCATTTAGCTGAATTGTTGATAAAGACGAGTTTAATCATTTGGGATGAAGCGCccatgatgcacaaacattgcTTTGAAGCATTAGACCGAACTATGAGGGATTTGTTGCGATTTGTAGACCAAAATAGTTCGACAAAGACATTTGGTGGAAAAACAGTTGTATTGGGTGGTGACTTCCGTCAGATACTACCAGTAGTTCCTAAGGGTACAAGACAAGATATTGTATCTGCAACAATAAATTCATCGTATTTGTGGAACA TATGCAAAGCCGATGCAGATAATGGGATACTTGCAGATGTACACACCCCTGAATTCTTAAACGGAATTAGAGTTTCAGGTTTACCAAATCATTCATTGACTTTGAAAATTGGTTCACCGGTAATGTTGATGAGAAATATTGACCATAGTATTGAGTTGTGCAATGGTACCAGACTGATAATCACCAAGTTAGCAGACCGTATTATTGAAGCAGAGATAATGACTGGTGCTAACAAAGGAAATAAAGTTTTGATTCCCCGAATGTCCATGTCCCCATCCGATCCAAGGTTGCCATTCAAGTTTCAACgaaaacaatttccgttgatGTTATCATATGCAATGACCATTAATAAAAGTCAGGGTCAAACATTGTCACATGTAGGATTGTTACTAAAGAAATCTGTGTTTGTACATGGTCAGTTGTACGTCGCTGCATCTCGGATTAACAATCCAAATggtctaaaaatattaattgccAATGACTCAAGTGGAACTTTTACATCAACCACTAATGTTGTATatcatgaaatttttaataatttgtaa